In Sutterella faecalis, a genomic segment contains:
- a CDS encoding MmgE/PrpD family protein codes for MTDITETKSAKLARFIVGTTYADLPRPIAEKAVRHILDSIGAGIAGAIAPEPQLLLKTLRGAGEGEGRASLWGAGETVSPLNAALINGTASHAFELDDTGGCDHSGAVVVPAAVAAVELSGRKVTGEEFIAAVVLGYDVARRALEACGAYEAHNGAGFHSTGTCGPFGAAAAAAKILELDERQTEMALGLASSFASGLWSCVHDGAQNKRLHAGHAAWGGLMSAVLAREGFTGPSMVFEEVWGGFNKSFAPASSDPDAWLRDLGTNWKLARVSIKPHASCRSTHSSIDAVDNLMASHGFKADEIKEILVIINPFVHGMCGKFAIHPMNAAQLSIPYSVAADLVFGSASLASFARSRREDPRVAEMMKRIRFEIDPSQKDDDEPIVRVTLADGRSWEERVPMPLGAPTNPVTDEALLRKFRSVTEMVLFEADSAELARRLMALEGVKDFRTEIVSLLAAAPKTRDRFEA; via the coding sequence ATGACGGACATCACAGAAACCAAAAGCGCGAAGCTCGCGCGCTTCATTGTCGGCACGACCTATGCCGACCTGCCCCGCCCCATCGCCGAAAAAGCCGTAAGGCACATCCTCGACAGCATCGGAGCGGGCATTGCGGGGGCGATTGCGCCCGAGCCCCAGCTCCTGCTCAAAACCCTTCGGGGCGCGGGCGAAGGCGAAGGAAGGGCCTCCCTCTGGGGTGCCGGCGAAACGGTTTCACCGCTCAATGCCGCGCTCATCAACGGCACGGCTTCGCACGCCTTTGAGCTCGACGACACGGGCGGGTGCGACCATTCAGGCGCCGTCGTCGTCCCGGCCGCTGTTGCCGCCGTTGAGCTTTCCGGCCGCAAGGTGACGGGAGAGGAATTCATTGCCGCCGTCGTTCTCGGCTACGATGTTGCCCGCCGGGCGCTTGAAGCCTGCGGCGCCTATGAAGCGCATAACGGCGCGGGCTTTCATTCAACGGGCACCTGCGGCCCCTTCGGCGCCGCCGCGGCTGCCGCCAAAATTCTGGAGCTCGACGAACGTCAGACCGAAATGGCGCTCGGGCTCGCAAGCTCCTTTGCATCCGGACTCTGGTCCTGCGTACACGACGGCGCGCAGAATAAGCGCCTTCACGCCGGACACGCCGCCTGGGGCGGCCTCATGAGCGCCGTGCTCGCCAGGGAGGGCTTCACCGGTCCCTCCATGGTCTTTGAGGAAGTCTGGGGCGGCTTCAATAAGAGCTTTGCGCCCGCCTCTTCCGACCCCGATGCGTGGTTGAGGGACCTGGGGACAAACTGGAAGCTCGCGCGCGTCTCGATCAAGCCCCATGCCTCCTGCCGGTCAACCCACTCCTCGATCGACGCCGTCGACAACCTGATGGCGAGCCACGGCTTCAAGGCGGATGAAATCAAGGAAATCCTCGTCATCATCAATCCCTTCGTGCACGGCATGTGCGGCAAGTTCGCCATCCACCCGATGAACGCGGCGCAGCTATCGATCCCCTACAGCGTCGCTGCGGACCTCGTTTTCGGTTCGGCAAGCCTCGCGTCCTTTGCAAGAAGCCGCCGCGAGGATCCGAGAGTTGCCGAGATGATGAAGCGGATCCGCTTTGAAATTGATCCCTCGCAGAAGGACGATGACGAACCGATCGTGCGGGTGACGCTCGCGGACGGCCGCAGCTGGGAAGAGCGCGTCCCGATGCCCCTGGGCGCTCCAACCAATCCGGTGACCGACGAAGCGCTTCTCAGGAAATTCCGTTCCGTTACGGAAATGGTGCTTTTTGAAGCGGATTCTGCAGAACTCGCCCGCCGCCTGATGGCGCTCGAAGGCGTGAAGGACTTCCGCACGGAAATCGTGAGCCTTCTCGCCGCGGCTCCGAAGACCCGCGACCGCTTCGAGGCGTAA
- a CDS encoding basic amino acid ABC transporter substrate-binding protein, whose product MSLKTKAVFAAAFFSAALAAGIASAATYTVGTGATYRPFEYETPNKELVGFDVDLMKEIAKAGGFEVEFINTPWDGIFAGLNNGDRDIVMSGITITEKRKEAVDFSHPYFLAHQLILTNSNLKITSLKDLKGKLIAVVNASAGDIAASQEFGKASTNIRRFDNTPLALEELANGGVDAMIGDVGVLQWYVKQNPEKKFNQCRDPGFAEQYFGIGVRKGNTKVLNDVNNGLEKAISSGAYNKVYQKWFGTDAPKLPR is encoded by the coding sequence ATGTCTCTGAAGACCAAAGCCGTCTTTGCAGCCGCTTTCTTCTCTGCCGCCCTCGCCGCCGGCATCGCCAGCGCCGCGACCTACACGGTCGGCACGGGTGCGACCTACCGACCCTTCGAATACGAAACGCCCAATAAGGAGCTCGTCGGCTTCGACGTGGACCTCATGAAGGAAATCGCCAAGGCGGGCGGCTTCGAAGTTGAATTCATCAACACGCCCTGGGACGGCATCTTCGCCGGCCTCAACAACGGCGACCGCGACATCGTCATGTCGGGCATCACGATCACGGAAAAGCGCAAGGAAGCCGTCGACTTCTCGCACCCCTACTTCCTCGCCCACCAGCTCATTCTCACGAATTCGAACCTGAAGATTACGAGCCTGAAGGACCTGAAGGGCAAGCTCATCGCCGTGGTCAACGCTTCTGCGGGCGACATTGCCGCCTCGCAGGAATTCGGCAAGGCCTCGACCAACATCCGCCGCTTCGACAACACGCCCCTCGCGCTTGAAGAGCTCGCCAACGGCGGCGTCGACGCGATGATCGGCGACGTGGGCGTTCTGCAGTGGTACGTGAAGCAGAACCCCGAGAAGAAGTTCAACCAGTGCCGCGATCCGGGCTTTGCCGAACAGTACTTCGGCATCGGCGTGAGAAAGGGCAACACGAAGGTTCTGAACGACGTGAACAACGGCCTCGAAAAGGCCATTTCCTCGGGCGCCTACAACAAGGTCTATCAGAAGTGGTTCGGCACGGATGCTCCGAAGCTTCCCCGCTGA
- a CDS encoding FadR/GntR family transcriptional regulator, with amino-acid sequence MDEESLFRDIHSHLMLQAREGQKMDTEMKLAERFNVSRYRVRRVLDILSRMGVVHRAQKRGLTLVSPEPEDLSKSIGSQIQSVGFNAMEFSEARDLMESAVLSLTVKRMTPMQLGRLADTFSQLERVNLSPVAALSIHKSFHSLFLEGCGNRVLQVFAAALLSECAQKLAEAGDNLPGSFVSEIISLDRDLLAALRAGDDEASRAALVELIDAEVAAAAAYGIKAE; translated from the coding sequence ATGGACGAGGAGAGCCTCTTCCGCGACATTCACAGTCATCTCATGCTTCAGGCCAGGGAAGGTCAGAAGATGGACACGGAAATGAAGCTCGCGGAACGGTTCAATGTATCGCGCTACCGCGTGCGCCGGGTGCTCGACATTCTTTCGAGAATGGGGGTTGTTCATCGTGCCCAGAAGCGCGGCCTCACGCTTGTGTCGCCCGAACCCGAGGATCTCTCCAAAAGCATCGGTTCGCAGATTCAATCGGTCGGATTCAACGCCATGGAATTCAGTGAGGCGAGGGATCTGATGGAGAGCGCGGTGCTTTCGCTTACCGTTAAACGCATGACTCCGATGCAGCTCGGGCGTCTTGCCGACACGTTCAGCCAGCTCGAGCGCGTGAATTTGTCCCCCGTGGCGGCGCTCTCGATTCACAAGTCCTTTCATTCGCTCTTTCTTGAAGGCTGCGGCAACCGCGTGCTTCAGGTGTTTGCTGCGGCGCTCCTCTCCGAGTGCGCGCAGAAGCTTGCCGAAGCCGGCGACAACCTGCCGGGGAGCTTCGTATCGGAGATTATTTCGCTCGACCGCGATCTTCTGGCGGCCCTCCGCGCGGGCGACGATGAAGCTTCGCGGGCGGCTCTGGTCGAACTGATTGATGCGGAGGTCGCGGCTGCCGCGGCCTACGGCATCAAGGCGGAGTGA
- a CDS encoding amino acid ABC transporter permease, which produces MFGFHSDVIVEYWPLFVHGAWMTVQITVICVFLGMILGTLLGMGRLASARYEPAKSFLHFGVRWPIAVYVSFFRGTPLFVQIFLMHFAVLPIFIHPIDGLLIDGALAREIRANYGAMLAGICAITLNSGAYMCEIFRAGIQSLDKGQMESARSLGMTYFQAMRKIILPQAFRRMLPALGNNAIAILKDSSLVSAIGLAELAYAARTVAGASARYWEPYITISCVYWVMTLLLAWGIRRLEARLGRGDNGLGSTS; this is translated from the coding sequence ATGTTTGGTTTTCATTCCGACGTCATCGTTGAATACTGGCCGCTCTTCGTGCACGGCGCCTGGATGACCGTTCAGATCACCGTGATCTGCGTCTTCCTCGGCATGATTCTCGGCACGCTCCTCGGCATGGGGCGCCTCGCCTCCGCGCGCTACGAACCCGCAAAGTCGTTTCTCCATTTCGGCGTGCGCTGGCCGATCGCGGTCTACGTGAGCTTCTTTCGCGGCACGCCGCTCTTCGTGCAGATCTTTCTCATGCACTTTGCGGTGCTCCCGATCTTCATTCATCCGATCGACGGCCTCCTCATCGACGGCGCGCTCGCGCGCGAAATCCGCGCCAACTACGGCGCCATGCTCGCGGGCATCTGCGCGATCACTTTGAATTCCGGCGCCTACATGTGCGAAATCTTCCGCGCCGGCATCCAGTCGCTCGACAAGGGTCAGATGGAGTCCGCCCGGTCGCTCGGCATGACCTACTTCCAGGCCATGCGCAAGATCATCCTGCCGCAGGCCTTCCGCCGGATGCTTCCCGCGCTCGGCAACAACGCGATCGCCATTCTGAAGGATTCGTCCCTGGTGTCCGCGATCGGTCTCGCTGAACTTGCCTACGCCGCCCGCACGGTGGCCGGCGCCTCCGCCCGCTACTGGGAACCCTACATCACGATTTCCTGCGTCTACTGGGTGATGACGCTGCTTCTCGCCTGGGGCATCCGCCGCCTTGAAGCAAGGCTCGGGCGCGGCGACAACGGTCTTGGGAGCACGTCATGA